A single Thermoanaerobacterales bacterium DNA region contains:
- a CDS encoding ATP-binding cassette domain-containing protein → MENVIIAENLVKEYNGLRAVAGIDFAVRARECFGLLGPNGAGKTSTVRMIYAFSPVTAGKLTVLGMDVRTRPREIKRRLGVVPQENNLDPDLKVLDNLLVYAGFFGLPRALAAAKARELLAFFGLEGKAGVKVDKLSGGMKRRLIIARALINDPAIVILDEPTTGLDPQARHLVWQKLRRLKERGVTLVLTTHYLDEAAQLCDRLVIMDRGRILEEGAPAEMVSRHIGAEVLELGLGGRDPAPVAAALESLVRGYQVVGENLVLYPHEGKVLLNAVQALPWRFGHQLLRPATLEDVFLKLTGRGLSDDF, encoded by the coding sequence ATGGAAAATGTCATCATAGCTGAGAACCTTGTAAAGGAGTATAACGGTCTGCGGGCCGTGGCCGGGATCGATTTCGCCGTACGGGCCCGGGAGTGTTTCGGCTTGCTGGGGCCCAACGGGGCCGGGAAGACCTCCACGGTACGGATGATTTACGCCTTTTCTCCGGTGACGGCGGGGAAGCTCACGGTCCTGGGGATGGACGTTCGCACCCGTCCGCGGGAGATCAAGAGGCGCCTCGGCGTGGTGCCGCAGGAGAACAACCTGGACCCGGACCTCAAAGTCCTGGACAATCTCCTGGTGTACGCCGGTTTCTTCGGCCTGCCCCGCGCCCTGGCCGCCGCGAAGGCACGCGAACTACTGGCCTTCTTCGGCCTGGAGGGGAAGGCCGGGGTAAAGGTGGATAAGCTCTCCGGCGGCATGAAAAGGCGGCTGATCATCGCCCGGGCGCTGATCAACGATCCGGCGATCGTGATCCTCGACGAGCCGACGACCGGCCTGGACCCCCAGGCGCGCCACCTCGTCTGGCAGAAGCTGCGGCGGCTCAAGGAGCGGGGTGTGACCCTTGTCCTGACGACCCACTACCTTGACGAGGCCGCCCAGCTCTGCGACCGCCTGGTGATCATGGACCGGGGACGCATTCTCGAGGAGGGGGCGCCTGCGGAAATGGTCTCCCGGCATATCGGGGCCGAGGTGCTCGAGCTGGGCCTTGGGGGCCGTGACCCGGCGCCGGTGGCGGCGGCCCTGGAGAGCCTGGTGCGGGGGTACCAGGTGGTCGGGGAGAACCTGGTGCTCTATCCGCACGAGGGGAAGGTGTTGTTAAACGCCGTTCAGGCCCTGCCGTGGCGTTTCGGCCACCAGCTCCTTCGCCCGGCCACCCTGGAGGACGTCTTCCTGAAACTGACCGGCAGGGGCCTGTCCGACGACTTTTAA
- a CDS encoding DMT family transporter produces the protein MDQGTDNSSDVRIGILLTIAATVAFSTEAIAAKLAYGGGATVIMALAVRYLVAALAFWAAVGIRRTAWRLPRRQAALILALALAGHVTTVLALFYAFRYITAGMAVLLLYLYPAIVTLLAAAFLHEPLTWRKGAALALTFGGAAVILGLPFDGLDTRGVMFAVAAALFNAGFYVAGARLVRDVPVVVLNTYVVSFAAVFFLGLGLLTGELWGSVSPATWGWLVYLGLVATALALGAMFKGIALIGASRASIIATLEPAVTALLGFWLLGETLTAFQTAGGVLILAGVFLQARE, from the coding sequence ATGGATCAGGGCACAGACAACTCTTCCGACGTCCGCATCGGGATTCTGTTGACGATAGCGGCCACGGTCGCTTTTTCCACGGAGGCCATTGCCGCCAAACTGGCCTACGGCGGTGGGGCGACGGTCATTATGGCGCTCGCCGTGCGCTACCTGGTGGCCGCCCTGGCCTTTTGGGCGGCCGTCGGCATCCGGCGCACGGCCTGGCGGCTGCCCCGCCGCCAGGCGGCGCTGATCCTGGCCCTCGCGCTGGCCGGGCACGTGACGACCGTACTGGCTCTTTTTTACGCTTTCCGCTACATCACGGCCGGGATGGCCGTTCTCCTGCTCTATCTCTATCCCGCGATTGTGACCCTGCTGGCCGCCGCCTTTCTGCATGAACCCCTGACCTGGCGCAAGGGCGCCGCCCTGGCCCTGACCTTCGGCGGTGCGGCGGTGATCCTTGGTCTGCCCTTTGACGGCCTGGACACACGTGGGGTGATGTTCGCCGTTGCCGCCGCCCTGTTCAACGCCGGCTTCTATGTCGCCGGGGCGCGCCTGGTGCGGGACGTGCCGGTGGTGGTCTTGAACACCTACGTGGTCTCTTTTGCGGCGGTGTTCTTCCTGGGCCTGGGCCTGCTGACCGGGGAACTCTGGGGTTCGGTGTCCCCGGCCACCTGGGGCTGGCTTGTCTATCTCGGCCTGGTGGCTACGGCCCTTGCCTTGGGGGCGATGTTCAAAGGGATAGCCCTCATTGGCGCCTCCCGCGCCTCGATCATTGCCACCCTGGAGCCGGCGGTGACGGCGTTGCTGGGGTTCTGGCTGCTGGGGGAGACTCTTACCGCGTTTCAGACGGCCGGAGGGGTTCTCATCCTGGCGGGGGTTTTCCTGCAGGCGAGGGAGTAA
- a CDS encoding chemotaxis protein CheC, which yields MESSKAFSAMQLDVLQEIGNIGAGNAATALASLLGARVNISVPKAAFLPLDEVLDYVGGMEESVACVQLRVTGDIQGAIVYLFSEASALRLVDLLLGRVPGETTELDEMGRSVLMEAGNILTGNFASAIGTLTGLELKPGVPMLACDMLGAVLSAGLAASGYAEDNILLVDTVFSEGDAEAIQSHFLLLTEINSLAVLLKALGIAI from the coding sequence ATGGAGAGTTCCAAGGCGTTTTCCGCCATGCAGTTGGACGTGCTCCAGGAAATAGGCAACATCGGCGCCGGCAACGCGGCCACCGCCCTCGCGAGCCTGCTGGGCGCGCGGGTGAACATCAGCGTGCCGAAGGCCGCCTTTCTGCCCCTGGACGAGGTGCTCGACTACGTCGGGGGAATGGAGGAGTCTGTGGCCTGCGTCCAGTTGCGGGTGACCGGGGACATCCAGGGCGCTATCGTCTACCTGTTCAGTGAGGCCAGCGCTCTGCGCCTGGTGGACCTGCTTCTCGGCCGCGTTCCGGGCGAAACCACCGAACTGGACGAAATGGGCCGTTCCGTCCTGATGGAGGCCGGGAACATTCTCACGGGCAACTTTGCCAGCGCCATCGGCACCTTGACCGGGCTGGAACTGAAGCCCGGGGTGCCGATGCTGGCCTGCGACATGCTGGGCGCCGTGCTGAGCGCGGGCCTGGCCGCCAGCGGTTACGCCGAAGACAATATCCTGCTGGTCGACACCGTTTTCTCGGAAGGCGACGCCGAGGCTATCCAAAGCCACTTTTTACTGCTGACGGAGATAAATTCCCTGGCCGTGCTCTTGAAGGCCCTGGGAATAGCCATTTGA
- the fliM gene encoding flagellar motor switch protein FliM: MSKEILSQEEIDRLLSAFSSGEVTVEEMRETRQAGKHKVYDFRRPNKFSKDQLKHLQTLHDNFARILSSYLSGYLRATVAVHASSVEQYTFDEFMRSVPTPTVLTVFSLKPLKGVAVLETNAEFLFPIIDLLLGGPGALPEKVRELTEIELALARKFSGKLLESLRLAWHDIYRVEPAVESIETNPRLQRIISPGDVVAVITFQSSLNNAAAGPINLCLPHSLLEPVLANLTSYRQYGVALESGEMEREQVADWLQGATVNLSVVVGETVITVRDFVQLQEGDVLPLGRRFKQDLDLFIEDELKYKVQAGILGRFMAVQITSLAEAGD, from the coding sequence TTGTCTAAAGAGATCCTCTCGCAGGAAGAAATCGATCGGCTGCTGAGCGCTTTCTCCTCCGGCGAGGTCACCGTGGAGGAAATGCGTGAGACGCGGCAGGCCGGAAAGCACAAGGTCTACGACTTTCGCCGGCCGAACAAGTTCTCGAAAGACCAGTTGAAACACCTGCAGACCCTGCACGACAATTTTGCCCGCATACTCTCCAGCTATCTTTCGGGCTACCTGCGGGCGACCGTCGCGGTTCACGCGAGTTCGGTCGAACAGTATACCTTTGACGAGTTCATGCGCTCGGTGCCCACGCCGACGGTGCTCACCGTCTTCTCCTTGAAACCCCTGAAGGGCGTGGCGGTACTTGAGACCAACGCCGAGTTTCTTTTTCCCATCATTGATCTGTTGCTCGGCGGGCCGGGCGCGTTGCCCGAAAAGGTTCGGGAATTGACGGAAATCGAACTGGCCCTGGCGCGCAAGTTCTCCGGGAAGCTCCTGGAAAGCCTGCGCCTGGCATGGCACGATATCTACCGGGTTGAGCCGGCGGTCGAATCGATAGAGACCAACCCCCGCTTGCAGCGGATTATCTCCCCGGGGGATGTGGTGGCGGTCATCACCTTCCAGTCCAGCCTGAATAACGCCGCCGCCGGGCCGATCAACCTTTGCCTGCCGCACAGCCTCCTTGAGCCCGTTCTGGCCAACCTTACCAGCTACCGGCAGTACGGTGTCGCGCTTGAAAGCGGGGAGATGGAGCGGGAACAGGTGGCCGATTGGCTCCAGGGCGCGACCGTGAACCTGAGTGTGGTCGTGGGCGAGACGGTGATCACCGTGCGAGATTTCGTGCAACTGCAGGAGGGAGACGTGCTGCCGCTGGGCCGCCGTTTCAAACAGGACTTGGACCTCTTCATTGAGGATGAACTGAAATACAAGGTCCAGGCCGGGATCCTCGGCCGCTTCATGGCGGTCCAGATCACGAGCCTGGCAGAAGCAGGTGACTAG
- the fliY gene encoding flagellar motor switch phosphatase FliY, with protein sequence MADQHDPTILNQEEIDALLGASRGQPVAPSSTPESPENAVTPMEKDALGEIANIAMGSAATTLSTLLNHRVNITSPRVDVTSQRELMKEFNVPYLLIEVRFTEGLQGSNLLVIKTRDAAIIADLMMGNDGSSPAEELSELEISATAEAMNQMMGSAATAMSTIFGCTVSISPPKVRVLKSDDDLSSEVGEPVVVIRFRMTVGEILDTEIMEVLSIATAREEAAFLLGGMENLFAGESAAVETPPAPAGETPAPAAAAGPPAGEGKGVSAVTGAASVGLSAAAAGLSPAEQEKLQMLLDIPLKVTVVLGRTRRPIKEVLGLTPGAVVELSAMVDEPVEILVNGIPVAHGEVVVVNENFGVRITSIISPQERVQHLGR encoded by the coding sequence GTGGCCGACCAGCATGATCCTACGATATTAAATCAGGAAGAGATCGATGCCCTGCTCGGCGCCTCCCGCGGGCAGCCCGTTGCACCGTCGAGCACGCCGGAATCTCCGGAGAACGCGGTTACTCCCATGGAGAAGGACGCCCTCGGCGAGATCGCCAACATCGCCATGGGCTCGGCGGCGACCACCCTTTCCACCCTCTTGAACCACAGGGTAAACATCACCAGTCCGCGGGTCGACGTTACCAGCCAGCGGGAGTTGATGAAGGAGTTCAACGTCCCCTACCTGCTGATCGAGGTTCGTTTCACGGAGGGGCTGCAGGGATCCAACCTGCTGGTGATCAAGACCCGGGACGCGGCGATTATCGCCGACCTTATGATGGGCAATGACGGTTCGTCCCCGGCTGAAGAACTCTCCGAGCTGGAAATCAGCGCCACCGCGGAGGCCATGAACCAGATGATGGGCTCGGCGGCAACGGCGATGTCCACCATCTTCGGGTGTACGGTATCCATCTCGCCGCCGAAAGTGCGGGTGCTCAAGAGCGACGATGACCTTTCCTCCGAGGTCGGGGAACCGGTCGTCGTCATCCGCTTCCGCATGACGGTCGGCGAGATCCTGGACACCGAGATCATGGAGGTCCTGAGCATCGCCACGGCGCGCGAAGAGGCGGCCTTCCTCCTGGGCGGCATGGAGAACCTCTTCGCCGGGGAATCGGCGGCGGTCGAAACCCCGCCCGCCCCGGCGGGGGAGACCCCTGCGCCCGCGGCGGCCGCCGGCCCGCCGGCGGGGGAAGGCAAGGGCGTCTCCGCGGTAACCGGCGCTGCATCAGTGGGGCTGTCGGCGGCGGCCGCCGGGCTGTCGCCGGCCGAGCAGGAAAAGCTGCAGATGCTCCTGGACATCCCGTTGAAGGTTACCGTTGTGCTCGGACGCACCCGGCGTCCGATCAAGGAGGTCCTGGGCCTGACGCCGGGGGCCGTCGTGGAGCTTTCGGCCATGGTGGACGAGCCGGTAGAGATCCTGGTGAACGGCATCCCGGTCGCTCATGGTGAGGTTGTGGTCGTCAACGAGAACTTCGGGGTGCGCATCACCAGTATCATCAGCCCCCAGGAACGTGTACAGCACCTTGGACGATGA
- a CDS encoding ABC transporter permease produces MRSEFLRVDLAPAATWAVFRRHLVVFRRNWKVNLTFNFIEPLLYLTALGVGLGAYVQRIEGMSYLQFLAPGLIASSAMFATTYENTYGTFIRMEYQKTFQAMVATPVGMDDVTVGEILYGTFKSVLYGTVILLVIFLLGLVQSPWALLVPPVLAAAGLLFGILAMVWVGLVPNIDNFNYFWSLVITPLFLFSGVFFPLTDLPPAVQALAWASPLYHVVNLTRGLVLGQVGPYLAGDFAWLLLVAVVLAPLPLYLMRRLVVR; encoded by the coding sequence TTGAGGAGTGAGTTTCTACGGGTGGACCTGGCGCCGGCGGCGACCTGGGCGGTTTTTCGCCGCCACCTGGTCGTCTTCCGGCGCAACTGGAAGGTCAACCTGACCTTTAATTTCATCGAGCCTCTGCTTTACCTGACGGCGCTGGGGGTGGGCCTTGGCGCTTACGTGCAGCGGATCGAGGGGATGAGCTACCTGCAGTTCCTCGCCCCGGGGCTGATCGCCTCCTCCGCCATGTTTGCCACCACCTACGAGAACACCTACGGGACCTTCATCCGGATGGAGTACCAAAAGACCTTTCAGGCTATGGTGGCGACCCCGGTGGGCATGGACGACGTGACGGTGGGGGAGATCCTTTATGGAACCTTCAAGAGCGTCCTCTACGGGACGGTGATTCTCCTGGTGATCTTCCTCCTGGGCCTGGTGCAGTCGCCCTGGGCGCTCCTGGTCCCGCCGGTCCTGGCGGCGGCGGGCCTGCTCTTCGGGATCCTGGCCATGGTCTGGGTGGGGCTGGTTCCGAATATTGATAACTTCAACTACTTCTGGTCCTTGGTTATCACACCGCTGTTCCTGTTTTCCGGGGTCTTCTTCCCGCTTACCGACCTGCCGCCGGCCGTGCAGGCCCTGGCCTGGGCAAGCCCGCTGTACCACGTCGTAAACCTGACCCGCGGGCTGGTGCTGGGTCAAGTCGGACCGTACCTGGCGGGGGACTTTGCGTGGCTCTTACTTGTGGCGGTCGTCTTGGCGCCGCTGCCGCTGTACCTGATGCGGCGCCTGGTTGTCCGGTAG
- a CDS encoding response regulator → MGKRILIADDAAFMRMMIKNILVKSGYEVVGEAENGAAAAQLYKETQPDLVTMDITMPDVDGIEGVKAIRQIDPNANIIMVSAMGQQSMVMEAIQAGAKDFIVKPFQQERMLQAIERVLGQS, encoded by the coding sequence GTGGGGAAGAGGATCCTCATCGCCGACGACGCGGCCTTTATGCGGATGATGATTAAGAACATACTCGTGAAATCGGGCTACGAGGTCGTCGGCGAGGCGGAGAACGGCGCTGCCGCCGCCCAACTGTACAAGGAAACCCAGCCCGACCTGGTGACCATGGACATCACGATGCCCGACGTCGACGGCATCGAAGGGGTCAAGGCCATTCGCCAGATCGACCCCAACGCCAACATTATTATGGTCAGCGCCATGGGGCAGCAGAGCATGGTCATGGAGGCCATCCAGGCCGGGGCGAAAGACTTCATCGTCAAGCCCTTCCAGCAGGAGCGCATGCTCCAGGCCATCGAGCGCGTCCTGGGACAAAGCTAA